A single genomic interval of Acidobacteriota bacterium harbors:
- a CDS encoding carbohydrate ABC transporter permease → MAGNRDRRRVKVGRFVGWSMLALVAATMLFPFVWSFSTSLQTRDSLLQIPPRLIPESPTLDSYRRVMEVTPFFRMLINSTIVTLSVTTLQVLTSALAGYGLARFRFRGRHMLFLLYLGTLMVPAQVTIVPLFIGMSRLGWLNTLQALIVPMIASAFGVFLFRQYFLQMPNELEEAAAIDGAGPWRTFWRIAFPYARPVAATHGILAFMASWNSFLWPLFVARNEQSMTLPVGLASLHGRYQTDWNLVMAGSIIAVVPVIIVFAVMQRHIAAGLLLGGVNR, encoded by the coding sequence ATGGCCGGTAACCGAGACAGGCGGCGGGTCAAAGTCGGGCGGTTTGTCGGCTGGTCGATGCTCGCCTTGGTCGCTGCCACCATGCTCTTTCCGTTCGTTTGGAGCTTCTCGACCTCGCTGCAGACCAGGGATTCACTTCTCCAGATTCCTCCGCGGTTGATACCTGAGTCGCCGACACTCGATAGCTACCGGCGTGTCATGGAGGTCACCCCGTTCTTCCGCATGCTGATCAATTCCACAATTGTGACGTTGTCGGTCACCACGCTCCAAGTTCTGACGAGCGCGCTCGCGGGCTACGGCCTTGCGCGGTTCAGGTTCAGAGGTAGGCACATGCTATTTCTCTTGTATCTCGGAACACTGATGGTTCCGGCTCAGGTAACAATCGTCCCGCTGTTCATAGGGATGAGTCGCCTTGGGTGGCTGAACACACTCCAGGCGCTAATCGTGCCAATGATTGCAAGCGCGTTTGGTGTGTTCCTTTTTCGGCAGTATTTCTTACAAATGCCCAACGAACTCGAGGAGGCGGCTGCGATCGACGGCGCAGGTCCGTGGCGCACGTTCTGGAGAATCGCTTTTCCCTACGCCAGGCCGGTTGCCGCGACTCACGGAATCTTGGCCTTTATGGCGTCGTGGAACTCGTTCCTCTGGCCGCTGTTCGTGGCCCGCAACGAGCAGTCGATGACTCTCCCGGTCGGCCTCGCATCGCTCCATGGTCGTTACCAAACGGATTGGAACCTCGTCATGGCCGGTTCGATCATTGCGGTGGTACCCGTGATCATCGTTTTCGCGGTTATGCAGCGACACATCGCAGCGGGCCTTCTCCTGGGAGGCGTCAACCGATGA
- a CDS encoding glycoside hydrolase family 31, with product MVDVLDHDPAGDRNPYESVPWSRNPLLPTSLDEVAIGVRTHEDFDSVAIEWRSEHQATRVALGKTGDVWSATFGPFDVSGEYRFVASRSSSEPNTVSEWFLLPVSRWESVALSSVVGDSDRLYVVGDGAVLTLSSLGADVVDWNLTVRSVDTDSGTSAKCGEWTATVDNGRLTMSREGMSLIISVEILRADGLLTGWRLSWELDPSERIFGTGERFDSFDQRGRTPDVRVYEQYKQQGDRTYFPLPWLWSTRGYGLAIHGQSRIAYDLGSANPNLASVTIPGTSEASGRWYFGEPKSMLRAYAKDVGAPTPLPLWAYGPWMSGNEWDSDRSVREVVDRTRAEGIPSTVIVIEAWSDEVTFYLFNGTEYDPVDGGDAVSTDNMRHGEQWPDPKGLVDWLHQQGIRVLLWQIPLLKNVQGHVQHDADMRHVDQAQLSVRTTGGDPYFNRGWWFPGSQVIDFTNPEARTWWFNKRSYLLDEVGIDGFKTDGGEHLWGDDVITYAGEVGDEAANAYPAHYIEAYHAFLRGHGHSQPVTFSRAGFTGAQTYPAHWAGDEDSTWDAFRASLTAGLSAAASGIAFWGWDLAGFSGELPTAELYMRSTAMAAFCPIMQYHSEHNEHRLPSADRTPWNVASVTEAPEVVEVYRFYARLRMNLVPYLFGLGIEAARDCLPIIRPLAVEFPDDAQAGGIDDQFLLGPNVLVAPVVTPGATERRVYLPAGTWFNFWNGERVGDGWVDVSVETHLLPVFVRAGSCIPLWMPESIELGTDVALPDRDSGRLVLMAFPGSARTTGVDPVTSSEWTVELLAEGQTLKVSAEGMPSNTVLWIREQGSSEGRRRDYELGLAAGTSNITIDLTFDVS from the coding sequence TTGGTTGATGTGTTGGATCATGACCCCGCGGGCGATCGAAATCCGTACGAGTCGGTGCCTTGGTCGCGCAACCCTCTGCTACCTACATCGCTCGACGAGGTAGCGATTGGTGTGCGGACCCACGAGGATTTTGACTCTGTTGCCATCGAATGGCGATCAGAGCATCAGGCGACTCGCGTTGCTCTTGGCAAAACGGGCGATGTGTGGTCAGCAACGTTCGGTCCGTTCGATGTCAGTGGTGAGTATCGATTTGTCGCGTCTCGTTCTTCATCCGAGCCGAACACTGTGTCAGAGTGGTTTCTCTTGCCCGTTTCTCGTTGGGAGTCGGTGGCGCTTTCGTCCGTGGTCGGCGACTCAGACCGCCTTTACGTTGTAGGCGACGGTGCCGTTCTCACCCTCAGTTCGCTCGGAGCCGATGTCGTCGACTGGAATCTGACGGTACGCTCGGTTGATACCGATTCCGGCACGTCGGCTAAATGCGGGGAGTGGACCGCAACTGTTGACAATGGTCGACTCACGATGTCTCGCGAAGGCATGTCTCTCATAATTTCGGTAGAGATCCTTCGCGCTGACGGATTGCTGACCGGATGGCGGCTGTCCTGGGAACTTGACCCTTCGGAGCGAATCTTTGGCACGGGGGAGCGTTTCGACAGCTTTGACCAACGAGGCAGAACGCCCGATGTCAGGGTGTACGAGCAGTACAAGCAGCAAGGGGATCGAACCTATTTTCCTCTCCCTTGGCTGTGGTCAACCCGTGGGTACGGCCTTGCCATTCACGGCCAATCCCGAATTGCGTACGACCTGGGTTCGGCGAACCCGAATCTGGCGTCCGTAACCATTCCCGGTACCTCCGAAGCTTCGGGACGCTGGTACTTTGGCGAACCGAAATCCATGTTGCGGGCGTATGCGAAGGATGTCGGTGCGCCGACTCCGTTGCCGCTGTGGGCCTATGGGCCGTGGATGTCTGGGAACGAATGGGACAGTGATCGCAGCGTACGCGAAGTTGTAGACCGGACTAGGGCCGAGGGCATCCCGTCAACTGTGATTGTGATCGAGGCTTGGTCCGATGAGGTCACCTTTTACCTTTTCAACGGAACGGAGTACGACCCGGTTGATGGCGGTGACGCTGTCTCGACCGACAACATGAGACACGGAGAGCAATGGCCCGATCCAAAGGGTCTTGTTGACTGGTTGCACCAACAGGGGATTCGGGTTCTGTTGTGGCAGATTCCTCTTCTGAAGAACGTCCAAGGTCATGTACAACACGACGCCGACATGCGGCATGTGGACCAAGCTCAGCTATCCGTACGCACTACGGGAGGGGACCCCTACTTCAACCGAGGCTGGTGGTTCCCCGGTTCTCAGGTGATCGACTTCACGAATCCGGAGGCGCGCACGTGGTGGTTCAACAAACGATCGTATCTACTCGACGAGGTTGGGATTGATGGGTTCAAGACCGACGGCGGTGAGCACCTGTGGGGCGACGATGTAATCACGTATGCCGGTGAGGTTGGGGACGAAGCTGCAAATGCGTACCCGGCGCACTACATCGAGGCATATCACGCGTTCCTCCGCGGCCACGGCCATAGCCAACCGGTTACGTTTAGCCGCGCCGGATTCACTGGCGCCCAGACGTATCCAGCTCACTGGGCGGGGGATGAGGACTCCACATGGGACGCTTTTCGAGCATCTCTGACCGCCGGACTGTCGGCTGCCGCGTCGGGCATTGCTTTTTGGGGATGGGATCTTGCAGGCTTCTCCGGCGAGTTGCCCACGGCGGAGCTGTATATGAGGTCGACAGCGATGGCCGCTTTCTGCCCGATCATGCAGTACCACTCTGAGCACAACGAACATCGTCTGCCGTCTGCCGACCGCACTCCTTGGAACGTTGCGTCGGTCACCGAGGCCCCAGAGGTGGTTGAGGTGTACAGGTTCTACGCGAGGTTGCGGATGAACCTCGTTCCGTATCTATTCGGTCTTGGAATCGAGGCGGCCAGGGATTGCCTTCCCATCATTCGTCCGTTGGCCGTTGAATTTCCCGACGACGCGCAAGCCGGTGGCATCGACGACCAATTCCTCCTGGGTCCTAACGTCCTCGTTGCGCCGGTGGTGACGCCCGGAGCGACCGAGCGGCGCGTCTATTTGCCGGCTGGTACTTGGTTCAATTTTTGGAACGGTGAGCGGGTTGGCGATGGATGGGTCGACGTCTCGGTCGAAACACACCTTCTCCCAGTGTTCGTCAGGGCCGGATCGTGCATACCGCTCTGGATGCCCGAGTCGATCGAACTGGGGACCGATGTCGCCCTACCGGACAGGGATTCGGGTCGCCTTGTGCTGATGGCTTTTCCCGGTTCAGCTCGGACCACCGGTGTCGATCCTGTGACGTCATCCGAATGGACCGTTGAGCTCTTGGCGGAGGGGCAGACGCTCAAGGTGTCGGCCGAGGGCATGCCTTCGAACACCGTTCTGTGGATCCGAGAGCAGGGATCCTCGGAGGGTCGCCGGCGTGATTACGAATTGGGTCTCGCTGCTGGAACATCCAACATCACCATCGACTTGACCTTCGATGTCTCTTAG
- a CDS encoding ROK family transcriptional regulator: MNEIIVDRFLGKAVNRNLVLNLVKSQGPISRAAIAEQSGLSAATISNLSSELIESGLIHETGVVETSRGRPPVMLSLNSAARYVVGVKVMPGSLVAVVTDLDAQVVAHRDFLDTSGQVPSARNGLGEGADVASVIGQIAMLVEGVISDSGINPSDVLGVGLGLAGIVDSTTGLLRYSPFFGWRDVDLAGPLASVLGLDVYLENDVNSLTIAEQWFGHGRGLDHFVVVTVGLGVGAGFVLNGEFYGGDGRGVGELGHITVLPNGPVCRCGRRGCLEVMASDGAVTSAAVAAVESGAATALRSIDNISFDSVVEAAEGGDNVARELLAESGRWLGIGLALIVNLLNPELLIVAGEGVAAGSFRLGPMRTALEESRFDSLGSGTRLVVESAGDVTWARGAACVVLSEFFRSPLRRGRPVASARAAGFDPRGPGAESDSLGGVNVSR; encoded by the coding sequence ATGAATGAAATAATTGTCGACCGCTTCCTAGGGAAGGCGGTTAACAGAAATCTCGTGTTGAACCTCGTTAAGAGTCAGGGTCCGATTTCTCGCGCGGCGATCGCCGAGCAGTCCGGTCTGAGCGCTGCAACGATCTCCAACCTCAGTTCTGAGCTCATTGAAAGCGGTCTGATTCACGAGACCGGAGTCGTCGAGACCTCTCGAGGGCGGCCGCCGGTGATGCTGAGTCTCAACAGCGCCGCTAGGTACGTTGTGGGAGTGAAGGTGATGCCCGGGTCGCTGGTGGCAGTGGTAACCGATCTCGACGCGCAGGTCGTTGCTCACAGAGATTTCCTGGATACCAGCGGCCAGGTTCCTTCTGCGCGGAATGGGCTTGGGGAAGGAGCGGACGTCGCTTCCGTGATTGGGCAGATTGCGATGCTTGTCGAGGGGGTAATTTCGGATTCTGGTATCAATCCTTCGGACGTTCTCGGTGTCGGTCTTGGTCTCGCCGGCATCGTCGACAGCACGACGGGTCTTCTTAGATACTCGCCCTTTTTTGGGTGGCGCGATGTCGATCTCGCCGGTCCGTTGGCGTCGGTGCTGGGTCTTGACGTGTATCTGGAGAACGACGTCAACTCCCTCACTATCGCCGAACAATGGTTCGGACACGGTCGCGGACTCGATCACTTTGTGGTCGTTACCGTCGGCCTCGGCGTCGGTGCAGGGTTCGTTCTTAATGGGGAGTTTTATGGGGGTGATGGCCGCGGCGTCGGCGAACTCGGGCACATCACCGTTCTTCCCAACGGTCCAGTGTGTAGATGTGGGAGGCGGGGATGTCTCGAGGTGATGGCGAGCGATGGGGCAGTGACGAGCGCCGCCGTCGCAGCAGTCGAAAGCGGGGCGGCCACGGCCCTTAGGAGTATTGACAACATCAGTTTCGACTCAGTCGTCGAGGCGGCAGAGGGGGGTGACAACGTAGCTCGGGAGCTGCTTGCTGAGTCAGGCCGGTGGTTGGGAATCGGTCTCGCCCTCATCGTCAACCTTCTCAATCCCGAACTGCTCATTGTTGCCGGCGAGGGTGTCGCGGCCGGCAGTTTCCGGCTCGGGCCCATGAGAACCGCGCTGGAGGAAAGTCGGTTCGATTCACTTGGATCCGGGACGCGACTCGTCGTCGAATCTGCAGGAGACGTTACGTGGGCCCGAGGAGCGGCGTGCGTCGTTCTCAGTGAATTTTTTAGGTCGCCGTTGCGCCGCGGAAGACCCGTCGCTTCCGCGCGCGCGGCGGGTTTTGATCCTCGCGGGCCGGGCGCGGAGTCCGACTCTCTCGGGGGGGTGAACGTTTCTCGATGA
- a CDS encoding sugar ABC transporter substrate-binding protein, with protein sequence MKTRIWILFSVFALIAAACGGGSTATTAGATESPTTTATESPTPTKASESSGTDTTSSAAPAEPTTIRYFTFSAAPDNLTVLDEMIAAFEAQNPDVKVEVETAPFDDYFTLLQTQIAGGDAPDTFELNFENFVSFASKGTLADLGPLTAADSGFDGGAYYQPAFDAFSVGGTQYGLPASYSTVMLFYNKDLFDAAGVAYPTDTWTWSDERAAAEAIGATDENVWGSFAGVQFWEFYKTAAQNGCSFFSGDQVTLNDAGCVDALQFMIDNVNSGLQPTSADMGGVSDGDMFINGELGMITTGIWMFSAFEDNDFGWDVVVEPGNTQGGSHFFANGVAVSAASDKQEAAYRWLRFFTSSDESARLRVGASWELPTLTDSSLYDEYLAAESPANRAAVLASLANVVVPPVIERQAEMQDSLNSLIERALAGEMTVQEALDQAKAEVEALLN encoded by the coding sequence ATGAAAACACGAATATGGATTCTGTTTAGCGTCTTCGCTTTGATCGCCGCTGCATGCGGTGGCGGCTCAACGGCGACGACGGCGGGGGCAACCGAATCACCAACTACTACAGCAACCGAATCACCAACTCCTACAAAGGCGTCTGAAAGCTCTGGTACTGACACGACGTCAAGCGCGGCTCCGGCCGAACCGACGACCATCAGATACTTTACGTTTTCTGCGGCGCCCGACAATCTCACGGTTCTCGATGAGATGATCGCAGCCTTCGAAGCGCAAAACCCTGATGTCAAGGTCGAGGTGGAGACGGCACCCTTCGACGACTACTTCACTCTGTTGCAAACTCAGATCGCGGGAGGGGATGCTCCCGACACTTTTGAGCTCAACTTTGAGAACTTCGTGTCGTTTGCATCGAAGGGCACCCTTGCTGACCTCGGTCCTCTAACCGCAGCCGACTCGGGCTTCGATGGCGGAGCTTACTACCAACCGGCGTTTGACGCCTTTTCGGTGGGTGGCACGCAGTACGGGCTGCCGGCGAGCTACTCGACTGTCATGCTGTTCTACAACAAGGACCTATTCGACGCCGCAGGTGTCGCGTACCCGACCGACACTTGGACATGGTCTGACGAACGTGCGGCGGCGGAGGCCATTGGTGCCACCGACGAGAACGTTTGGGGATCCTTTGCGGGTGTCCAGTTCTGGGAGTTCTACAAGACCGCGGCTCAGAACGGTTGCTCGTTCTTCTCCGGTGATCAGGTAACGCTCAACGATGCCGGTTGTGTAGATGCGCTCCAGTTCATGATCGACAATGTCAACAGCGGTCTGCAGCCGACCTCGGCAGACATGGGCGGAGTTTCCGATGGTGACATGTTCATCAACGGAGAACTCGGCATGATCACGACCGGGATCTGGATGTTCTCAGCATTCGAAGACAACGACTTTGGTTGGGATGTCGTCGTTGAGCCTGGGAACACCCAAGGCGGAAGCCACTTCTTCGCTAATGGCGTTGCGGTTTCTGCAGCCTCCGACAAGCAGGAAGCTGCCTACCGGTGGTTGCGGTTCTTCACGTCGAGTGATGAATCAGCTCGGCTTCGGGTCGGTGCGTCCTGGGAACTCCCAACGTTGACCGATTCGTCGCTGTACGACGAGTACCTAGCAGCGGAGTCGCCGGCGAACCGCGCTGCGGTGCTTGCGTCGCTTGCGAACGTTGTCGTTCCTCCGGTAATCGAGCGTCAGGCAGAGATGCAGGACTCGCTGAACAGCCTCATCGAGAGGGCGTTGGCTGGCGAAATGACCGTGCAGGAGGCACTCGACCAGGCGAAAGCAGAGGTTGAGGCCCTTCTCAACTAA
- a CDS encoding vitamin B12-dependent ribonucleotide reductase, with amino-acid sequence MTQGLSIERRFTNEGENPYETVAWSRRDSRITNPDGSIVFEMTDAEIPKQWSQIAADIMVSKYFRKAGVPQLDNNGEAITDDDGNPILGPERSARQVIERLASTWRWWGENHGYFASEHDAQAFEDELVYMLVNQMAAPNSPQWFNTGLHHNYGISGPAQGFWFVDPVTEQLEKSPDSYSRPSPHACFIQAVKDDLINEGGIMDLWVREARLFKFGSGTGTNFSSIRGEGERLSGGGKSSGLMSFLKVGDRAAGAIKSGGTTRRAAKMVILDIDHPDIETFIDWKAKEEDKVRALIAAGYPADFNGEAYLTVSGQNSNNSVRLSNEFVEAVLSDSDWDLTARTDGSVMRTVSARGLWDRIAEAAWACADPGVQFHTTINEWHTSPAGGEIRASNPCAEYMFLDNTACNLASLNLVSFYDSATATFDLEGYRHAIRIWTIVLEISVTMAQFPSKEIAQGSYDYRTLGLGYANLGSILMRSGIPYDSEKGRSIAGALTAILTGYSYATSAEMASVVGPFPKYDENRDAMLRVMRNHRRAAYGVAIEEYEGISHQVLSIDQDICPDDLLAEAHNAWNIAVKLGEQFGYRNAQATVLAPTGTIGLLMDCDTTGIEPDFALVKFKKLAGGGYFKIVNQSVAPALRTLGYSESHNEEIINYVIGMMSLHGTPHINTATLRAKGFTAKDLDTIEALLPGVFELGFAFNQWSLGDETMQRLGFTPEEYNGAGFDMLKALGFTQAEIIEANDYICGRQTIEGAPHLLAEHLAVFDCANRNGKYGERFIHHSGHIKMMAAAQPFISGAISKTINLPNEATLEDIQESYRMSWELGLKAMALYRDGSKASQPLSAKSDGGMSDEEDEELTDALEAEIDVVATFAVTGSLPYGMSPTEAYANMPRPRFLLPGRRVGFTQEARVGGHKLFVRTGEYEDGTLGEIFIDLAKEGATLRGILSCFAIAVSKGLQYGVPLEEFVDTFTFQTFEPRGMVEGHPHIKMSNSIIDYVFRSLGIDYLHRDDLAQVPPERDLAELPKGLAVEAGTQLDLNDAAMEADIAVQVSAARFVDAAPPPSSRGPAPAVATSAVAMSPAGSVATSTVITESVDLRQAQPILSAADVQTAAVQAMLADKMGDAPLCDTCGHITIRNGSCYRCLNCGDSKGCS; translated from the coding sequence ATGACCCAAGGTCTGAGCATCGAACGACGGTTCACCAATGAGGGCGAAAACCCGTACGAAACCGTTGCATGGTCCCGCCGAGACTCGCGCATTACCAACCCCGACGGTTCGATAGTGTTCGAGATGACCGATGCTGAGATTCCCAAACAGTGGTCCCAAATAGCTGCCGACATCATGGTTTCTAAGTACTTCCGCAAGGCGGGAGTTCCCCAGCTCGACAACAACGGCGAGGCTATCACCGACGATGATGGCAATCCGATTCTCGGACCCGAACGTTCCGCCCGCCAGGTCATCGAGAGACTCGCTTCGACGTGGCGTTGGTGGGGCGAGAACCATGGCTACTTCGCATCCGAACACGACGCCCAGGCCTTTGAAGACGAACTCGTCTACATGCTTGTCAACCAGATGGCTGCACCAAACTCGCCGCAATGGTTCAACACCGGGCTGCACCACAACTACGGCATCTCGGGACCTGCACAAGGTTTCTGGTTTGTCGACCCCGTCACCGAACAACTCGAAAAATCGCCAGACTCCTACAGCCGTCCATCGCCACACGCCTGTTTCATCCAAGCTGTGAAAGACGACCTCATCAACGAGGGCGGGATCATGGACCTGTGGGTCCGTGAAGCTCGACTCTTCAAGTTTGGATCAGGCACCGGTACCAACTTTTCAAGTATTCGCGGCGAAGGCGAACGGCTCTCCGGCGGTGGAAAATCGTCCGGTCTGATGTCTTTCCTCAAGGTTGGCGACCGCGCCGCCGGGGCTATCAAATCCGGTGGAACGACCCGTCGCGCAGCCAAAATGGTGATCCTCGACATCGACCACCCCGATATCGAGACTTTCATTGATTGGAAAGCCAAAGAAGAAGACAAGGTCCGTGCATTGATCGCTGCCGGTTACCCGGCAGACTTCAACGGCGAGGCTTATCTCACCGTCTCGGGTCAGAACTCCAACAACTCAGTCCGCCTTTCAAATGAGTTTGTTGAGGCGGTTCTCAGCGATAGCGACTGGGACCTCACCGCACGCACCGATGGTTCTGTGATGCGGACCGTGAGCGCACGTGGACTCTGGGACAGGATCGCCGAAGCGGCGTGGGCGTGCGCCGACCCCGGTGTGCAGTTCCACACCACCATCAACGAGTGGCACACCTCCCCCGCCGGCGGCGAGATTAGGGCGTCGAACCCGTGTGCCGAGTACATGTTTCTCGACAACACAGCATGCAACCTCGCATCGCTCAACCTTGTCAGCTTCTACGACTCCGCCACTGCAACGTTTGACCTTGAGGGTTACCGGCACGCGATCCGCATCTGGACAATCGTCCTCGAGATCTCGGTCACCATGGCGCAGTTTCCTTCCAAGGAAATCGCCCAGGGATCGTACGATTACCGCACACTCGGACTCGGGTACGCAAACCTCGGTTCAATACTGATGCGCTCGGGCATTCCGTACGATTCCGAAAAGGGCCGCTCCATTGCCGGCGCACTCACTGCAATCCTCACCGGTTATTCCTACGCAACATCCGCCGAGATGGCATCTGTAGTCGGGCCGTTCCCGAAATATGACGAGAACCGTGATGCGATGCTTCGTGTGATGCGCAATCATCGCCGCGCTGCGTACGGTGTAGCGATCGAAGAGTACGAAGGCATTAGCCATCAGGTACTTTCCATCGACCAAGACATCTGCCCGGATGACCTCCTCGCCGAAGCCCACAATGCGTGGAACATTGCGGTAAAACTTGGCGAACAGTTTGGCTACCGCAACGCCCAGGCAACGGTCCTCGCACCGACGGGCACCATTGGGTTGCTGATGGATTGCGACACAACCGGTATCGAACCTGATTTTGCACTTGTGAAGTTCAAGAAGCTGGCTGGTGGTGGTTACTTCAAGATCGTGAACCAGTCCGTTGCCCCAGCGTTGCGGACCCTCGGATATTCGGAAAGCCACAATGAGGAGATCATCAACTATGTGATCGGCATGATGAGCCTGCACGGCACGCCGCATATCAACACTGCCACTCTGCGAGCCAAAGGTTTCACTGCAAAGGACCTCGACACGATCGAGGCGTTGCTGCCCGGTGTGTTTGAGCTCGGTTTTGCGTTTAACCAGTGGTCACTTGGTGATGAGACGATGCAGCGTCTTGGTTTCACGCCCGAGGAATACAACGGCGCCGGCTTCGACATGCTCAAAGCGCTCGGCTTTACACAGGCTGAGATCATCGAAGCAAACGACTACATCTGCGGACGCCAAACCATTGAAGGGGCGCCGCACCTGCTTGCTGAGCATCTCGCGGTGTTCGACTGCGCTAACCGAAACGGCAAGTACGGCGAACGGTTTATCCACCATTCGGGTCACATCAAGATGATGGCTGCCGCGCAACCGTTCATCTCAGGTGCCATATCCAAGACGATCAACCTGCCAAACGAAGCAACACTTGAAGACATCCAGGAGTCGTACCGGATGTCGTGGGAGCTTGGTCTTAAGGCGATGGCGTTGTACCGCGATGGGTCAAAGGCGTCGCAGCCACTCTCGGCGAAATCCGACGGGGGCATGTCCGATGAGGAGGACGAGGAACTCACCGACGCCCTCGAAGCAGAGATCGATGTTGTGGCAACCTTCGCCGTCACCGGTTCGCTGCCGTACGGAATGTCCCCCACCGAAGCGTACGCCAACATGCCACGGCCTCGATTCCTGTTGCCTGGACGCCGTGTCGGCTTCACTCAAGAGGCACGTGTCGGTGGCCACAAGTTGTTCGTCCGCACCGGCGAGTACGAGGACGGAACTCTTGGTGAAATCTTTATCGATCTCGCAAAGGAAGGTGCCACGCTACGCGGCATTCTGTCGTGTTTTGCGATTGCGGTGAGCAAGGGACTTCAGTACGGAGTCCCACTCGAAGAGTTTGTCGACACGTTCACGTTCCAGACGTTTGAACCCCGGGGCATGGTCGAAGGGCATCCACATATCAAGATGTCGAACTCGATTATCGACTATGTGTTCCGGTCACTCGGCATCGACTACCTGCACCGTGACGATCTCGCCCAGGTCCCGCCAGAAAGAGACCTGGCGGAACTACCAAAGGGACTCGCAGTAGAAGCCGGCACACAACTCGATCTCAACGACGCAGCGATGGAAGCCGACATCGCAGTGCAAGTATCCGCCGCAAGGTTTGTGGATGCCGCACCGCCGCCTTCGTCCCGAGGGCCGGCTCCCGCCGTAGCGACGTCAGCAGTAGCGATGTCACCAGCGGGTTCGGTGGCGACATCAACAGTGATAACCGAGTCTGTGGACCTGAGGCAGGCCCAACCGATCTTGTCCGCGGCGGATGTGCAAACCGCCGCGGTGCAGGCAATGCTCGCAGACAAGATGGGCGATGCCCCGTTGTGTGACACCTGCGGACACATCACCATCCGCAACGGCTCGTGTTACCGCTGTCTCAACTGTGGAGACTCCAAGGGTTGCAGCTAG
- a CDS encoding sugar ABC transporter permease — MIWLGSARRWWVVFLAPSLVLLLTFTVAPILAAGLLSFFDWDLVTDPEFVGVGNFVELAGDGQFRSALVHTLIFIAGYLPVVMFVGLGLALLMNRRSQLASVSRVVFFMPVVSAWVAVALMWKWMLNSRFGVINWLLGLVGIDGPQWLFERGWAMVSVIAVSVWKDAGFVMILFLAGLQAVPADCREAAFVDGATRWQTFWRITFPLLTPTVFLVSIILLINSFQVFEQVWILTGGGPLDSTTVVVQQIVKNAFSFGRMGYAAAMSWILFVFIFAVTILQTRLQRRWVHYDR, encoded by the coding sequence ATGATTTGGCTTGGATCAGCTCGCCGATGGTGGGTGGTATTCCTGGCGCCGAGTCTGGTGCTGCTGCTCACCTTTACGGTGGCGCCGATTCTTGCTGCCGGGCTGCTCAGCTTTTTTGACTGGGACCTGGTGACCGATCCAGAGTTTGTTGGTGTAGGAAACTTCGTCGAACTGGCTGGCGACGGACAGTTCCGGTCTGCGCTCGTTCACACCTTGATCTTCATTGCGGGGTATCTACCTGTTGTGATGTTCGTGGGACTCGGTCTAGCCCTTCTTATGAACCGTCGCAGCCAGCTCGCTAGCGTCTCTCGCGTTGTCTTCTTCATGCCGGTCGTTTCTGCGTGGGTTGCAGTTGCCCTGATGTGGAAGTGGATGCTCAATTCTCGCTTTGGTGTCATCAACTGGTTGCTCGGCCTCGTCGGTATTGACGGACCACAGTGGCTGTTCGAAAGAGGGTGGGCAATGGTGTCGGTCATTGCGGTCAGTGTTTGGAAGGACGCTGGTTTCGTGATGATTCTGTTCTTGGCGGGTTTGCAAGCAGTTCCGGCCGACTGCCGCGAGGCAGCCTTCGTAGACGGCGCTACGAGGTGGCAGACCTTCTGGCGCATCACGTTTCCTCTGCTCACGCCGACCGTCTTTTTGGTCTCGATTATCTTGCTCATCAACTCATTCCAGGTGTTCGAGCAAGTATGGATCCTTACCGGTGGTGGGCCTCTCGATTCGACGACGGTTGTGGTCCAACAGATCGTCAAGAACGCTTTCAGTTTTGGCCGTATGGGTTATGCCGCTGCGATGTCATGGATTCTATTTGTCTTTATCTTTGCGGTGACCATCTTGCAGACGCGCCTTCAACGACGGTGGGTGCACTATGACAGGTAA